In Parasegetibacter sp. NRK P23, a single genomic region encodes these proteins:
- the rsmH gene encoding 16S rRNA (cytosine(1402)-N(4))-methyltransferase RsmH, with protein MEENLSGYHVPVLYNEVLENMAIRPDGVYVDATFGGGGHSRGILERLGKDGRLFAFDQDPDAEQNLPDDPRIQFVPHNFRHISRFLRLYRVDKVDGVLADLGVSSHQFDEAERGFSIRFDGDLDMRMDQRQPKKASDIVAEYEEKKLHSIFEKYGEVTNAKTLARTIVEARKLTPMKTISQFMQALRPVAKGNPNKYFAQVFQALRMEVNDEIGVLKEFLQQLPDVVKPGGRASIITFHSIEDRVVKQFFKKGNVAEDVVENPFEMVETEKSPWKAVHKKPITASQEELKRNTRSRSAKLRVVERIF; from the coding sequence ATGGAAGAAAATCTGTCTGGATATCATGTACCGGTGCTGTACAACGAGGTGTTGGAAAATATGGCCATACGGCCCGATGGGGTATATGTTGACGCAACATTCGGCGGGGGCGGTCATTCGAGGGGGATATTAGAAAGATTGGGGAAAGATGGAAGACTGTTCGCCTTCGACCAGGATCCTGATGCGGAGCAAAACCTGCCCGATGATCCAAGGATACAGTTTGTGCCCCACAACTTCAGGCATATCTCCAGGTTCCTGCGGTTGTACCGTGTTGATAAGGTAGATGGTGTGCTGGCGGATCTCGGGGTTTCCAGTCACCAGTTCGATGAAGCGGAAAGAGGTTTCTCCATCCGCTTCGATGGCGACCTGGATATGCGGATGGATCAGCGGCAGCCTAAGAAAGCATCGGATATCGTAGCGGAATATGAAGAGAAGAAGTTGCATAGCATCTTTGAAAAGTATGGGGAAGTGACGAATGCGAAAACGCTGGCCAGGACAATCGTGGAAGCGAGGAAACTCACACCCATGAAAACGATCAGCCAGTTCATGCAGGCGTTGCGGCCAGTGGCCAAAGGCAACCCCAACAAGTATTTCGCACAGGTGTTCCAGGCGTTGCGCATGGAGGTGAACGATGAGATCGGCGTGTTAAAGGAGTTCCTGCAACAACTGCCTGATGTGGTGAAACCTGGCGGAAGGGCGTCCATCATTACGTTTCATTCCATTGAAGACAGGGTGGTGAAGCAGTTCTTTAAAAAAGGCAATGTGGCCGAAGATGTAGTGGAGAATCCTTTTGAAATGGTGGAAACAGAAAAGAGTCCCTGGAAGGCGGTGCATAAAAAGCCAATTACCGCCTCGCAGGAGGAGTTGAAAAGAAACACAAGATCGAGGAGCGCGAAACTGAGGGTGGTGGAGCGGATATTTTGA
- the mraZ gene encoding division/cell wall cluster transcriptional repressor MraZ — translation MNNLLGEYEATLDAKGRFLLPAGLKKQLPEGDSSMVINRGFEKCLVLYPLKVWEEVAAKVRKLNDFKPKVRQFKTIFLGGATVIEFDSAGRMLLPPSLKEYANLLKDIVLACELDKVKIWDAAAYKKLFEDISDEDFSNLAMEVLGGDDDVPELG, via the coding sequence ATGAACAATCTCCTCGGCGAATACGAAGCCACCCTTGATGCCAAGGGGCGCTTTTTGCTCCCGGCCGGCTTGAAAAAGCAGCTGCCGGAAGGGGACAGTTCTATGGTCATCAACAGGGGATTTGAGAAATGCCTGGTGCTGTATCCGTTGAAAGTTTGGGAAGAAGTGGCGGCTAAAGTGCGCAAACTGAATGATTTTAAACCGAAGGTACGCCAATTCAAGACCATCTTTCTTGGAGGTGCCACGGTAATTGAGTTTGATTCCGCGGGAAGAATGTTGCTTCCGCCATCGCTGAAAGAATACGCGAACCTCTTGAAGGATATAGTACTGGCTTGTGAACTGGACAAAGTGAAGATTTGGGACGCCGCCGCTTACAAAAAGCTCTTTGAAGATATTTCCGATGAGGATTTCAGCAATCTCGCAATGGAAGTGCTGGGTGGGGATGATGATGTTCCGGAATTGGGTTGA
- a CDS encoding S-adenosylmethionine:tRNA ribosyltransferase-isomerase, whose translation MLHPRHLRIADYTYTLPEDRIARYPLPERDASKLLVYRDGAISTTVYKRLPEQLERGTMLVFNNTRVVRARLFFQKPTGGQLELFCLEPDERYPDIQTAMQQHGEVYWKCLVGGAAKWKEGIALQCSLPENLGEITAWKVGKNADHFVIRFSWNEALSFAEVQQYAGQLPLPPYMNRAAETPDHERYQTVYAEPEGSVAAPTAGLHFTNELFEELALQQVSTHFVTLHVGAGTFKPVKSETMDAHEMHAEFLETAIPFLEQLLNRGKNKLICVGTTSLRTVESLYWMGVKTYIDPAITYGALEIKQWDAYELPQHITVEQALFSLKTWIEKNGGGKLVIKTQIIIAPGYRLRIADALITNFHQPQSTLLLLIASIVGDSWKNIYQYALDNDFRFLSYGDGCLLWPTTSPTAPQS comes from the coding sequence ATGTTACATCCCAGGCACCTTCGTATTGCAGATTACACTTATACGCTTCCGGAAGATCGGATCGCCCGTTATCCACTCCCGGAAAGAGATGCGTCAAAACTCCTTGTTTACCGCGATGGCGCTATTTCCACCACGGTGTACAAACGCCTGCCGGAACAACTCGAACGAGGAACCATGTTGGTGTTCAACAATACACGGGTGGTACGCGCAAGGTTGTTCTTCCAAAAGCCAACCGGTGGTCAACTGGAGTTATTTTGCCTGGAACCCGACGAACGCTACCCGGATATTCAAACCGCGATGCAGCAGCATGGAGAAGTGTACTGGAAATGCCTGGTGGGCGGCGCCGCCAAATGGAAAGAAGGTATAGCTTTACAGTGTTCCCTTCCGGAAAATCTCGGTGAAATCACTGCGTGGAAAGTAGGAAAAAACGCGGATCATTTTGTGATCCGCTTCTCCTGGAACGAAGCGTTGAGTTTCGCCGAAGTGCAGCAATATGCCGGTCAGCTCCCGTTACCGCCCTATATGAACCGGGCCGCCGAAACACCAGATCACGAACGGTACCAAACGGTGTATGCTGAACCCGAAGGTTCAGTAGCCGCCCCTACTGCCGGACTTCACTTTACCAACGAACTGTTCGAGGAACTGGCACTACAACAGGTGTCCACACATTTTGTTACGCTTCATGTTGGGGCCGGGACCTTTAAACCGGTGAAGTCTGAAACCATGGATGCGCATGAAATGCACGCGGAATTCCTGGAAACAGCCATCCCGTTTTTAGAGCAACTGCTGAACAGGGGAAAAAACAAACTGATCTGCGTAGGCACGACCTCGCTCCGCACCGTGGAAAGTTTATACTGGATGGGGGTAAAAACATATATCGACCCGGCCATAACCTATGGCGCACTGGAAATAAAGCAATGGGACGCATACGAACTGCCGCAGCATATCACCGTTGAACAGGCGTTATTTTCACTAAAAACCTGGATAGAAAAGAACGGTGGCGGGAAACTGGTTATCAAAACACAGATCATCATCGCACCGGGGTACCGGCTACGCATAGCCGATGCACTCATCACAAATTTTCACCAGCCGCAATCTACTTTGTTGTTGCTGATCGCTTCTATTGTGGGAGATTCCTGGAAAAACATTTATCAGTATGCGCTGGACAACGATTTCCGGTTCCTCAGTTACGGAGACGGATGCCTGTTGTGGCCAACTACTTCGCCAACGGCACCTCAATCGTGA
- a CDS encoding sensor histidine kinase KdpD encodes MKKIFPVIIALITLSLIGIIYIQYNWIQNMLIVKEEQFRERVSKVAETVGKDLMEQRGLGLLNRPGKSTHGFNWQSDQLSYDLVRPPSIAQRFTTFEIEEKMQKALVKEGMKDISLEFAIYSPSTTGMVGYFERQSPNFEAMSQDTVRNFTFVYHMIPASGSIAEGLVQDEILVLVVPNVKHILWKSLQWMIAGAILFTLIIISAFYITIATLLRQKKLSEIKSDFINNMTHEFKTPLATISLAIDALRTEKVKQDTSKSDYFSGIIKEENKRMNKHVETILQAALMDRQDVQLNLKPLHVNEMITAALDKFSLQLNEKNGKATVNLQATNDLIEGDEVHFANVISNMIDNAVKYSRDQLQLNISTFNKGKNVVLRFEDNGIGMSKETVKRIFEKFYRAHTGNLHNVKGFGLGLSYVKSIVDAHGGKIKVESIAGKGSAFTIEVPLAK; translated from the coding sequence ATGAAGAAAATATTTCCCGTGATCATCGCCCTGATCACGCTTTCTCTGATCGGCATTATTTATATCCAGTACAATTGGATACAGAACATGTTGATCGTAAAGGAGGAGCAGTTCCGTGAGCGGGTTTCCAAAGTGGCGGAAACAGTGGGCAAAGACCTGATGGAGCAAAGGGGACTCGGTTTGCTGAACCGGCCAGGGAAAAGTACCCACGGTTTCAACTGGCAGTCTGACCAGCTTTCTTACGACCTCGTTCGTCCGCCAAGTATTGCGCAACGGTTCACCACTTTTGAGATAGAAGAGAAAATGCAGAAAGCGCTGGTGAAGGAAGGAATGAAAGATATCTCGCTGGAGTTCGCGATCTATTCCCCAAGCACAACAGGGATGGTGGGGTATTTTGAAAGGCAATCCCCCAATTTCGAGGCGATGAGCCAGGATACCGTGCGCAACTTCACTTTTGTGTACCACATGATCCCCGCAAGCGGCAGTATCGCGGAAGGACTTGTACAGGACGAGATACTGGTGCTGGTGGTGCCAAACGTGAAGCATATACTCTGGAAATCGCTCCAGTGGATGATCGCGGGCGCGATTTTGTTCACCCTCATCATTATTTCCGCGTTCTACATCACGATCGCCACATTGCTCCGGCAGAAAAAACTCAGTGAGATCAAATCAGATTTCATCAACAACATGACCCACGAGTTCAAAACGCCGCTGGCCACCATATCACTCGCTATTGATGCGCTCCGCACCGAAAAGGTAAAGCAGGATACCTCGAAATCCGACTATTTCAGTGGCATCATCAAAGAAGAGAATAAGCGCATGAACAAGCATGTGGAAACCATACTACAGGCGGCTTTGATGGACCGTCAGGATGTTCAGCTTAACCTGAAACCCCTCCACGTGAACGAAATGATCACCGCCGCCCTCGATAAATTCTCTCTTCAGTTGAATGAAAAGAACGGTAAAGCCACGGTTAACCTGCAGGCCACCAACGACCTGATAGAAGGCGATGAAGTGCATTTCGCCAATGTGATCTCCAATATGATCGACAACGCCGTGAAGTACTCACGCGATCAGCTTCAACTGAATATCAGCACCTTTAATAAAGGCAAAAATGTGGTATTACGTTTTGAAGACAATGGTATTGGAATGAGCAAGGAAACGGTGAAACGCATCTTCGAAAAATTCTACCGCGCACACACGGGTAACCTGCACAATGTAAAAGGGTTCGGACTGGGACTCAGCTACGTGAAATCCATTGTGGATGCCCATGGCGGCAAGATCAAAGTAGAAAGCATTGCGGGGAAAGGCAGTGCGTTCACGATTGAGGTGCCGTTGGCGAAGTAG
- a CDS encoding YqgE/AlgH family protein — MNQPATGTILIAEPFLKDPNFMRSVVLICEHQEEGSLGFVLNRHHQCTLDEVLPDMEGFRIPVFYGGPVQMDTLHFLHTYPQDIPGSFEITDGIFWGGDINVAMDLLKAKAADPKNFRFFIGYSGWSGGQLNEELKENSWILGQASKRLVFNPETSAIWKDALKGLGGDYELMVNFPIDPSLN; from the coding sequence ATGAATCAACCGGCAACAGGCACCATTCTGATAGCGGAGCCCTTTCTGAAAGATCCGAATTTCATGCGCTCCGTTGTATTGATCTGCGAACACCAGGAAGAGGGCAGTCTGGGTTTTGTACTGAACAGGCACCACCAATGCACACTCGATGAAGTTTTGCCCGATATGGAAGGATTCAGGATACCCGTTTTTTATGGCGGTCCCGTACAAATGGATACGCTCCATTTCCTGCATACCTATCCACAGGACATACCAGGCAGTTTTGAAATAACCGATGGCATTTTCTGGGGCGGGGACATCAATGTGGCGATGGATTTGCTGAAAGCGAAAGCCGCTGATCCGAAGAATTTCCGTTTTTTTATCGGCTACTCCGGGTGGAGCGGCGGACAACTGAATGAAGAACTAAAGGAGAACTCCTGGATTTTAGGGCAGGCCAGCAAGAGACTGGTTTTTAACCCGGAAACTTCGGCAATATGGAAGGATGCGTTGAAAGGGCTGGGCGGGGATTATGAGTTGATGGTGAATTTTCCGATAGATCCTTCGTTGAATTAG
- a CDS encoding PorP/SprF family type IX secretion system membrane protein — translation MRKILTLILCILLAKDFYGQDPNFSQFFVSPLTLNPALTGKFNGGYRIAGNYRNQWPTISNAFKTGTASIDLPILTNRISEIDRWGVGVLALTDKSGNGILNNNYLSLSTAYHKGLDEDGYHQLGVGFQGTYAQSRLDGTKLNLGDELDANGTWTSPTQDPLNNVVFNKNYFDLAAGIFYNGATSDWNNFYFGISMYHINKPKESFTDALFYLNPRVTVQAGGYFPLSETANLHLSAMHSNQASARNTVAGGAVEFLLNQDEYAPVSMYAGAWLRLKDAVIPYVGLEINNEWRFGLSYDVNTSSLKPASNTRGGIELSLIYTRQPRDPNARKLNCPKF, via the coding sequence ATGAGAAAGATCCTGACCTTAATACTGTGCATACTCCTGGCGAAAGATTTTTACGGGCAGGATCCCAATTTTTCACAGTTCTTCGTTTCACCACTTACGCTGAATCCCGCGCTTACAGGTAAATTCAATGGTGGCTACCGCATCGCGGGCAACTACCGCAACCAATGGCCCACCATCAGCAACGCATTCAAAACAGGCACCGCATCCATTGATCTGCCCATCCTCACCAACCGCATCTCCGAGATCGACCGCTGGGGTGTTGGCGTACTGGCCCTAACCGATAAAAGCGGCAACGGTATTCTCAACAACAACTACCTCTCGCTCTCCACCGCCTACCACAAAGGCCTGGATGAAGATGGCTACCACCAACTGGGCGTGGGGTTCCAGGGTACCTACGCGCAAAGCAGGCTCGATGGTACCAAACTGAACCTGGGTGATGAACTGGATGCCAACGGTACCTGGACCAGTCCAACACAGGACCCGCTCAACAACGTGGTGTTTAACAAAAACTATTTCGATCTGGCCGCAGGCATCTTCTATAACGGCGCCACCAGCGACTGGAACAATTTCTATTTCGGCATCTCCATGTACCACATCAACAAGCCGAAAGAATCTTTTACCGACGCGCTTTTCTACCTCAATCCACGTGTAACTGTGCAGGCAGGAGGATACTTCCCGCTCAGTGAAACCGCGAACCTCCACCTCAGCGCCATGCACAGCAACCAGGCCAGCGCCCGGAACACCGTTGCAGGTGGCGCAGTAGAGTTTCTCCTCAACCAGGATGAATACGCTCCGGTAAGTATGTATGCAGGTGCATGGCTCCGCCTTAAAGATGCCGTGATTCCTTATGTTGGGCTGGAAATCAACAACGAATGGCGCTTCGGGCTTTCTTACGATGTGAATACTTCTTCGCTGAAACCCGCTTCCAATACCAGGGGCGGAATTGAACTTTCACTGATTTATACGAGGCAGCCGAGGGATCCGAATGCGAGGAAGTTGAATTGTCCGAAATTTTAG
- the upp gene encoding uracil phosphoribosyltransferase produces MVINLSENYSLLSNWVGELRDVNVQNDRMRFRRNLERIGEAIAYELSKTLEWEEKEITTPLGISPCKVLKEQPVLATILRAGLPLHQGLLNYFDKADNAFISAYRKHNPDGSFDISLDYVSCPALENRVVIISDPMLATGASLVKTIQFLREEGHPSEIHVVAAIACTVGIEFVHRTEPNVKLWCGAIDDELTAKGYIVPGLGDAGDLAFGVKVQM; encoded by the coding sequence CAGCAACTGGGTGGGTGAACTCCGGGATGTGAATGTGCAAAACGACCGGATGCGTTTCCGCCGCAACCTGGAACGCATCGGGGAAGCCATCGCCTATGAACTGAGTAAAACCCTTGAATGGGAGGAAAAAGAGATTACGACACCGCTGGGCATCTCGCCCTGTAAGGTGTTGAAGGAACAACCCGTGCTGGCCACGATCCTCCGTGCAGGACTTCCGCTTCACCAGGGATTGCTCAACTATTTTGACAAGGCAGATAACGCGTTCATCTCCGCATACCGCAAACACAATCCCGACGGCAGTTTCGACATCAGTCTGGATTATGTTTCCTGTCCCGCCCTCGAAAACAGGGTGGTCATCATTTCCGATCCCATGCTGGCCACGGGCGCTTCGCTCGTAAAAACAATCCAGTTCCTCCGCGAAGAGGGGCATCCCAGCGAAATACATGTGGTGGCCGCCATCGCCTGTACCGTAGGCATCGAATTCGTTCACCGCACGGAGCCCAACGTGAAGTTGTGGTGCGGCGCCATTGACGATGAACTGACCGCAAAAGGGTATATCGTTCCCGGACTCGGCGATGCCGGAGACCTCGCCTTCGGCGTGAAAGTGCAGATGTAA